A genome region from Streptomyces sp. S4.7 includes the following:
- a CDS encoding cobyrinate a,c-diamide synthase produces the protein MTVPRLVIAAPASGSGKTTVATGLMALLTARGLAVSPHKVGPDYIDAGYHALATGRPGRNLDAYLCGTELIGPLFAHGASGCDLAVVEGVMGLYDGAAGQGELASTAQVAKLLRAPVVLVVDASSQSRSVAALVHGFASWDPEVRIGGVILNKVGSDRHEELLREALDESGVPVLGVLRRAAEIETPSRHLGLVPVSERREDAVAVVRGLAERVRVGCDVEGLLALARSAPSLEVGVWDAGGAVRGVGGGACGGPVPLPAPSRNRGSAPGPAPQTPERPRSAPQTPERLDISPEGLTVPVVAVAGGAAFTFSYAEHAELLRAAGAEVVVFDPLRDERLPAGTRGLVIGGGFPEVYAAELGANEPLRKEAAELARSGAPVAAECAGLLYLARSLDGAPMCGVLDADARMSRRLTLGYREAVAVGDSVLAAAGTRLRGHEFHRTVLEPGAGPAPAWGLVRPERRVEGFVQRGVHASYLHTHWAAAPGMARRFVERCVA, from the coding sequence GTGACGGTGCCACGGCTCGTCATCGCCGCGCCGGCCTCCGGCAGCGGCAAGACCACGGTCGCCACCGGGCTGATGGCGCTCCTCACCGCGCGCGGCCTCGCCGTGTCGCCGCACAAGGTCGGGCCCGACTACATCGACGCGGGCTATCACGCCCTGGCCACGGGGCGGCCGGGCCGGAACCTCGACGCGTATCTGTGCGGTACGGAGCTGATCGGCCCGCTCTTCGCGCACGGCGCCTCGGGCTGCGACCTGGCCGTGGTCGAGGGCGTGATGGGGCTGTACGACGGCGCCGCCGGGCAGGGCGAACTCGCTTCCACCGCGCAGGTGGCGAAGCTGCTGCGGGCGCCGGTGGTGCTCGTCGTGGACGCGTCGTCGCAGTCCCGGTCGGTGGCGGCCCTGGTGCACGGGTTCGCGTCGTGGGACCCGGAGGTGCGGATCGGCGGGGTGATCCTCAACAAGGTCGGGTCCGACCGGCACGAGGAGTTGCTGCGCGAGGCGCTGGACGAATCGGGGGTGCCGGTGCTCGGGGTGCTGCGGCGCGCGGCCGAGATCGAGACGCCGTCGCGGCACCTGGGGCTGGTGCCGGTCTCCGAGCGGCGGGAGGACGCGGTCGCGGTGGTGCGGGGGCTGGCGGAGCGGGTGCGGGTGGGGTGTGACGTGGAGGGGTTGCTCGCGTTGGCGCGCAGTGCGCCTTCTTTGGAGGTGGGGGTGTGGGATGCGGGGGGCGCGGTGCGGGGGGTGGGGGGTGGCGCCTGCGGCGGGCCTGTTCCCCTACCCGCCCCTTCCCGAAACCGGGGTTCCGCCCCGGGCCCCGCTCCTCAAACGCCGGAGAGGCCGCGAAGCGCGCCTCAAACGCCGGAGAGGCTGGATATCTCGCCGGAGGGGTTGACTGTGCCCGTGGTCGCTGTCGCCGGTGGGGCCGCCTTCACCTTCTCGTACGCCGAGCATGCCGAGCTGCTGCGCGCCGCCGGTGCCGAGGTCGTCGTCTTCGATCCCCTGCGGGACGAGCGGCTGCCGGCCGGCACACGGGGGTTGGTCATCGGTGGTGGCTTCCCCGAGGTGTACGCCGCCGAGTTGGGCGCCAATGAGCCCCTCCGTAAGGAGGCCGCCGAACTGGCCCGCTCCGGCGCCCCCGTGGCCGCCGAGTGCGCCGGGCTGCTCTATCTGGCGCGGTCGCTCGACGGTGCGCCGATGTGCGGCGTGCTCGACGCCGACGCGCGGATGTCGCGGCGGCTGACGCTCGGTTACCGGGAGGCGGTCGCCGTCGGGGACAGCGTCCTGGCGGCGGCCGGGACCCGGCTGCGGGGACACGAGTTCCACCGGACGGTGCTGGAGCCGGGCGCCGGGCCGGCGCCCGCGTGGGGGCTGGTGCGGCCCGAGCGCCGGGTGGAGGGGTTCGTACAGCGGGGGGTGCACGCCAGCTATCTGCATACGCACTGGGCGGCGGCGCCCGGTATGGCACGGAGGTTCGTCGAAAGGTGCGTGGCATGA
- the cobM gene encoding precorrin-4 C(11)-methyltransferase: protein MTDTEAPTSTGAGTTAGKVTFVGAGPGAADLLTFRAARAIAAADVVIWAASLVQAEVLGHAREGAEILDSAALSLEDVVAVYERAVRDGLKVARIHSGDPALWGGTQEQLDRCDALGLAVEIVPGVSSFSAVAAVAGRELTIPQVAQSVILTRLGGGKTPMPPGEEVREFARHGTTMAVFLSAARSGQLTQELLEGGYPTSTPVVVAHQVTWPEELLVSCTLGTLEETVKEHRLWKHTLFLVGPALSASGTRSHLYHPGHFHGFRRADPAARKALRESLREERARGAAR from the coding sequence ATGACCGACACCGAAGCCCCGACCTCGACCGGCGCCGGCACCACCGCCGGCAAGGTGACCTTCGTCGGGGCGGGCCCCGGCGCCGCCGACCTGCTGACCTTCCGTGCCGCGCGCGCCATCGCCGCCGCCGACGTCGTCATCTGGGCGGCGAGCCTGGTGCAGGCCGAGGTGCTCGGCCACGCGCGCGAGGGGGCCGAGATCCTCGACTCGGCGGCGCTCTCCCTGGAGGACGTCGTCGCCGTGTACGAACGTGCGGTGCGCGACGGACTGAAGGTCGCCCGGATCCACTCGGGCGACCCGGCCCTGTGGGGCGGTACGCAGGAGCAGCTCGACCGCTGCGACGCGCTCGGTCTGGCGGTGGAGATCGTGCCGGGGGTCTCGTCGTTCTCGGCGGTCGCCGCCGTCGCGGGGCGGGAGTTGACGATTCCTCAGGTCGCGCAGTCGGTGATCCTGACCCGGCTGGGCGGCGGGAAGACGCCGATGCCGCCCGGTGAGGAGGTGCGGGAGTTCGCACGGCACGGCACCACGATGGCGGTGTTCCTGTCGGCCGCGCGGTCGGGTCAGCTCACCCAGGAGCTTCTGGAGGGCGGCTATCCGACGTCGACCCCGGTCGTCGTCGCCCATCAGGTCACCTGGCCCGAGGAGCTGCTCGTGAGCTGCACCCTCGGCACGCTGGAGGAGACCGTCAAGGAGCACAGGCTCTGGAAGCACACGCTGTTCCTGGTGGGGCCCGCGCTGTCCGCGTCGGGGACCCGCTCGCACCTCTACCACCCGGGACACTTCCACGGCTTCCGGCGGGCCGACCCGGCCGCCCGCAAGGCTCTGCGCGAGTCCCTGCGCGAGGAGCGGGCCCGGGGCGCCGCGCGGTGA
- a CDS encoding precorrin-8X methylmutase, with translation MNQRERVVHPIEEESFRRLRARVETSHLAPLTRAVVERVVHSAADPAYVTDLVCDEATLAAAHGVLHAGAPVVADVEMVAAGITRRTAVCRLKEAVSGPGLTRSAHAVRLAYEQVGPGAIWVIGCAPTALEELLLLDAAPALVIGLPVGFVGAVESKAALRESGLPSVSNLSEKGGSAVAAAALNALLYHPYDPPHHQLAKENA, from the coding sequence GTGAACCAGCGGGAGCGCGTCGTCCACCCCATCGAGGAGGAGTCGTTCCGCAGGCTGCGCGCCCGCGTCGAGACCTCGCACCTCGCGCCGCTGACCCGCGCGGTCGTGGAGCGTGTCGTCCACTCGGCGGCCGATCCGGCGTATGTGACCGATCTCGTCTGCGACGAGGCCACGCTGGCCGCCGCGCACGGCGTGCTGCACGCGGGCGCGCCGGTCGTCGCCGATGTGGAGATGGTCGCCGCCGGGATCACCCGTCGCACCGCGGTCTGCCGTCTCAAGGAGGCGGTGTCGGGCCCTGGACTGACCCGTTCCGCGCACGCGGTGCGCCTGGCGTACGAGCAGGTGGGGCCGGGCGCGATCTGGGTGATCGGCTGCGCCCCCACCGCACTTGAGGAGCTGCTGCTCCTGGACGCCGCGCCCGCGCTCGTGATCGGGCTGCCGGTCGGCTTCGTCGGCGCCGTCGAGTCGAAGGCGGCGCTGCGCGAGAGCGGGCTGCCGTCGGTGTCCAACCTCTCGGAGAAGGGCGGCTCCGCCGTGGCCGCCGCCGCGCTCAACGCCCTGCTCTACCACCCGTACGACCCGCCCCATCACCAGCTCGCCAAGGAGAACGCGTGA
- the cbiE gene encoding precorrin-6y C5,15-methyltransferase (decarboxylating) subunit CbiE, with amino-acid sequence MITVIGTGTGTPLSADSLRALSEAALVVGGRRHLKEAAAEAGLPERISRVVLGPLAPALDVIARHHADEGAGRVVVLASGDPGLFGIVRALAGRFGPGTLDVRPAAPSVAVAFARVGLPWDDAVVVSAHGRDLRTVVNVCRAHPKVAVLTGPGAGPAELGAALADTGLRRTLVVASALGDPDGERVEHVSPADAAERAWPEPLSVVLCLDETRAAAHAPAPRTLAGRGPGPARWALGEEEFAHRDSMITKFEVRALALARLGPRTGDLVWDVGAGSGSVAVECARFGAAAVAVEKSSDGVGRVRANALAHGVDVQTVHGSAPAALDELPDPDAVFVGGGGRELPAIVTACARRARRTVVVSLAALDRVGAVREALSSAGFATGGVLLHSSRLTPLPGEVTRLAGTNPVFLLWGDRPPADLRPPQGATQ; translated from the coding sequence GTGATCACGGTCATCGGTACGGGGACGGGGACGCCGCTCAGCGCGGACTCCCTGCGCGCGCTGTCGGAGGCGGCGCTGGTCGTCGGCGGGCGACGGCATCTCAAGGAGGCCGCGGCCGAGGCCGGGCTGCCCGAGCGGATCTCCCGGGTGGTGCTCGGGCCGCTGGCGCCGGCGCTGGACGTGATCGCCCGGCACCACGCCGATGAGGGCGCCGGCCGCGTCGTGGTGCTGGCCTCGGGCGATCCGGGGCTGTTCGGGATCGTCAGGGCGCTGGCCGGCCGCTTCGGGCCCGGGACCCTGGACGTACGGCCCGCCGCCCCGTCGGTCGCGGTGGCGTTCGCCAGGGTCGGCCTGCCGTGGGACGACGCGGTCGTCGTCAGCGCCCACGGACGCGACCTCCGTACGGTGGTGAACGTCTGCCGCGCGCATCCCAAGGTCGCCGTACTGACCGGCCCCGGAGCGGGGCCGGCCGAACTCGGCGCGGCGCTCGCGGACACCGGGCTTCGGCGCACGCTCGTCGTCGCGTCGGCGCTGGGCGACCCGGACGGCGAGCGGGTCGAGCACGTGTCACCCGCCGACGCGGCGGAACGCGCGTGGCCGGAGCCGCTCAGTGTGGTGCTCTGCCTGGACGAAACGCGGGCGGCGGCACACGCCCCGGCGCCGCGCACGCTGGCCGGTCGCGGGCCGGGGCCGGCCCGCTGGGCCCTGGGCGAGGAGGAGTTCGCGCACCGCGACTCGATGATCACCAAGTTCGAGGTGCGTGCGCTGGCACTGGCCAGGCTCGGGCCGAGGACGGGCGACCTGGTGTGGGACGTCGGCGCGGGCTCGGGGTCGGTGGCCGTGGAGTGCGCGCGGTTCGGCGCGGCGGCGGTCGCGGTGGAGAAGTCGTCCGACGGCGTCGGACGGGTCCGCGCGAACGCCCTCGCACACGGTGTGGACGTCCAGACGGTGCACGGGTCCGCGCCCGCGGCACTGGACGAACTGCCCGATCCGGACGCCGTGTTCGTCGGTGGCGGGGGCCGTGAGCTGCCCGCGATCGTGACGGCGTGCGCGCGCCGGGCGCGCCGGACGGTCGTGGTGTCGCTCGCCGCGCTGGACCGGGTGGGGGCGGTGCGGGAAGCACTGTCGTCGGCCGGGTTCGCGACAGGTGGCGTTCTGCTGCACTCCTCGCGGCTCACGCCGCTGCCCGGCGAGGTGACCCGGCTCGCGGGCACCAACCCCGTCTTCCTGCTGTGGGGCGACCGCCCCCCGGCGGATCTCCGTCCACCGCAAGGAGCGACCCAGTGA
- a CDS encoding ZIP family metal transporter produces MAVFVALGAFLMTLFGGWTAQRVTDRRHLVLGLAGGLMLGVVGLELLPEAMEVAGEDFLGVHRALLLFVGGFLFAHVVERLLAVRRAAHGAPDGAGPHGHGAAAGKMERAPEVGLTAAAAMVLHSLMDGIALGAAFQVGGGMGATVALAVITHDFADGFNTYTLTSLYGNDRRRAFAMLFADAVAPVVGAASTLLFTLPEELLGSYLGFFGGALLYLAAAEILPEAHHEHPALSTLLCTVGGVAFIWLVVALAG; encoded by the coding sequence ATGGCGGTGTTCGTCGCGCTCGGCGCGTTCCTCATGACGCTCTTCGGCGGCTGGACGGCGCAGCGCGTCACCGACCGCCGCCATCTGGTGCTCGGTCTGGCCGGCGGGCTGATGCTCGGCGTGGTCGGCCTCGAACTGCTGCCCGAGGCCATGGAGGTGGCCGGCGAGGACTTCCTCGGCGTACACCGCGCGCTGCTGCTGTTCGTCGGCGGATTCCTCTTCGCGCACGTCGTGGAGCGGCTGCTGGCCGTACGCCGGGCCGCGCACGGCGCCCCGGACGGCGCGGGACCCCACGGTCACGGGGCGGCCGCCGGAAAGATGGAGCGTGCGCCCGAGGTGGGACTGACGGCGGCGGCCGCCATGGTTCTCCACAGCCTGATGGACGGCATCGCGCTCGGCGCCGCGTTCCAGGTCGGCGGCGGCATGGGCGCGACCGTCGCGCTCGCCGTCATCACCCACGACTTCGCCGACGGATTCAACACGTACACGCTCACCAGCCTCTACGGGAACGACCGCCGCAGAGCCTTCGCGATGCTCTTCGCCGACGCGGTCGCGCCCGTCGTCGGCGCCGCCTCCACGCTGCTGTTCACCCTTCCGGAGGAACTTCTCGGCAGCTACCTCGGCTTCTTCGGCGGCGCGCTGCTGTATCTGGCCGCCGCCGAGATTCTTCCCGAGGCGCACCACGAGCACCCGGCGCTGTCCACACTGCTGTGCACCGTGGGCGGCGTGGCGTTCATCTGGCTGGTGGTGGCGCTGGCCGGCTGA
- a CDS encoding putative cobaltochelatase — protein MSTPYPFTAIVGQDDLRLALLLNAVSPAVGGVLVRGEKGTAKSTAVRALSVLIPEVSVVVGCRFSCDPGAPDPACPDGPHEGGGGAARPARMVELPVGASEDRLVGALDIERALAEGVKAFEPGLLADAHRGVLYVDEVNLLHDHLVDLLLDAAAMGASYVEREGVSVRHASRFLLVGTMNPEEGELRPQLLDRFGLTVEVAASREPDLRVEVVRRRLAYDDDPAGFAARWAEEENALRALIVAARALLPEVRLGDAALRQIAATCAAFEVDGMRADIVMARTATTLAAWAGRTVVLAEDVRQAALLALPHRRRRNPFDAPGLDEEKLDDTLEESGGGDAGDNESGGDRDDSPDDDPDPDGPGGGGQPSQDGPPEAPRNSPARPEPAEGDEAGDEAGPPPGSGGGERSAVRSAEPFRTKVLSVPGLGEGAAGRRSRARTDHGRTTGARRPRGTLTKLHLAATVLAAAPHQRARGRSGRGLVVRRDDLRQAAREGREGNLVLFVVDASGSMAARQRMSAVKGAVLSLLLDAYQRRDKVGLVTFRGRDATVALPPTSSVDAAAARLETLPTGGRTPLSAGLMKAHDVLRVERMRDPARRPLLVVVTDGRATGGPDPVALGGRAARLHAAEGTASVVVDCESGPVRLGLAAALAGDLGGAAVTLDELRADSVADLVRDVQGAVRDARGSHRRVA, from the coding sequence GTGAGTACGCCATACCCCTTCACCGCGATCGTCGGACAGGACGATCTGCGGCTCGCGCTGCTGCTCAACGCCGTCTCCCCCGCCGTGGGCGGGGTTCTGGTGCGCGGCGAGAAGGGCACCGCGAAGAGCACGGCCGTGCGCGCCCTCTCGGTGCTCATACCGGAGGTGTCCGTCGTCGTCGGATGCCGGTTCTCGTGCGATCCGGGGGCTCCCGACCCGGCGTGCCCCGACGGGCCGCACGAGGGCGGCGGCGGGGCGGCACGGCCCGCGCGGATGGTCGAACTGCCCGTCGGCGCCTCCGAGGACCGGCTCGTCGGAGCGCTCGACATCGAGCGGGCACTGGCCGAGGGCGTGAAGGCGTTCGAGCCGGGGCTCCTCGCCGACGCGCACCGGGGCGTGCTGTACGTCGACGAGGTCAACCTCCTCCACGACCATCTGGTGGACCTTCTGTTGGACGCCGCCGCGATGGGCGCCTCCTACGTGGAGCGTGAAGGGGTCTCCGTACGGCACGCCTCCCGCTTCCTGCTCGTCGGGACGATGAACCCCGAGGAGGGCGAGCTGCGGCCGCAGTTGCTCGACCGGTTCGGACTGACCGTCGAGGTCGCCGCGTCGCGCGAGCCGGATCTGCGGGTCGAGGTCGTACGGCGGCGGCTCGCGTACGACGACGACCCCGCCGGATTCGCCGCACGGTGGGCCGAGGAGGAGAACGCGCTGCGGGCGCTCATCGTGGCCGCGCGGGCGCTGCTGCCCGAGGTACGCCTCGGGGACGCGGCGCTGCGGCAGATCGCGGCGACGTGCGCCGCGTTCGAGGTGGACGGCATGCGGGCCGACATCGTGATGGCGCGGACGGCCACGACGCTCGCCGCGTGGGCGGGCCGCACGGTGGTGCTGGCCGAGGACGTGCGGCAGGCGGCACTGCTGGCGCTCCCCCACCGCAGGCGCCGCAACCCCTTCGACGCGCCGGGCCTGGACGAGGAGAAGCTGGACGACACGCTGGAGGAGTCCGGCGGCGGGGACGCGGGGGACAACGAGAGCGGGGGCGACCGGGACGACTCCCCGGACGACGATCCGGACCCGGACGGACCGGGGGGCGGCGGGCAGCCATCGCAGGACGGACCACCCGAGGCTCCGCGCAACTCCCCCGCCCGGCCGGAGCCGGCCGAGGGTGACGAGGCGGGCGACGAGGCGGGACCGCCGCCGGGATCCGGCGGCGGTGAGCGGTCCGCCGTACGGTCCGCCGAGCCCTTCCGTACGAAGGTACTCAGCGTGCCCGGTCTCGGTGAGGGCGCGGCGGGGCGCCGTTCACGGGCCCGTACCGACCACGGCCGTACGACAGGGGCCCGGCGGCCCCGGGGGACGCTCACCAAGCTGCACCTGGCCGCCACCGTCCTGGCCGCCGCCCCGCACCAGCGCGCGCGCGGGCGTTCGGGGCGGGGGCTGGTGGTGCGGCGCGACGATCTGCGGCAGGCGGCCCGCGAGGGGCGCGAGGGCAATCTGGTGCTGTTCGTGGTGGACGCCTCCGGCTCGATGGCGGCGCGGCAGCGCATGTCGGCCGTGAAGGGCGCGGTGCTGTCGCTGCTGCTGGACGCGTACCAGCGGCGCGACAAGGTCGGTCTGGTCACCTTCCGTGGGAGGGACGCCACGGTGGCGCTGCCGCCGACCTCGTCGGTCGACGCGGCGGCCGCACGGCTGGAAACGCTGCCCACGGGCGGGCGCACCCCGCTGTCCGCCGGGCTCATGAAGGCGCACGACGTCCTGCGGGTGGAGCGGATGCGTGATCCCGCGCGGCGCCCGCTGCTCGTCGTGGTCACGGACGGGCGGGCGACGGGCGGACCGGACCCGGTGGCGCTCGGTGGGCGCGCGGCGCGGCTGCACGCCGCCGAGGGCACGGCGTCGGTGGTCGTGGACTGCGAGTCGGGGCCGGTACGGCTCGGGCTGGCGGCGGCGCTCGCGGGCGATCTGGGCGGCGCCGCCGTCACGCTCGACGAGCTGCGCGCGGACAGCGTCGCCGACCTGGTCAGGGACGTGCAGGGCGCTGTACGGGACGCACGGGGTTCACACAGGAGGGTTGCCTGA
- the cobJ gene encoding precorrin-3B C(17)-methyltransferase → MIGLISATAAGTSARDRLAAAWPGRTRVYDGPVREAVERAFAECEQLVCFLATGATVRLLAPLLTDKASDPGVVCVDEAGRYAVSLLGGHGGGANSLATEVASVLAAAPVITTATDATGIPGLDTLGLPTEGAVATVTRAILDGTPVPLHADAVWPLPPLPPNVLRDGRLGGGAGGPGGPGPRLFVTDRVVDLGAADVVVRPPSLVVGVGASRGVGVDEVYGLVRDVLRDAGLSVLSVVELATVDAKADEPGIVGVAGRLGVPLRTYPADVLAAITVPNPSDAPLAAVGTPSVAEAAALAAGRGGELLVPKRKSGPEGRAAMATCAVARRAPRGRLAVVGLGPGARDLLTPRATAELRRASVLVGLDQYVDQIRDLLRPGTRVIESGLGREEERARTAVTEARAGHAVALVGSGDAGVYAMASPALAEAADDIEVVGVPGVTAALAAAAILGAPLGHDHVSISLSDLHTPWEVIERRVRAAAEADIVVTFYNPRSRGRDWQLPKALALLAEHRTATTPVGVVRNASRPDGTSHLTTLARLDPATVDMMTVVTVGNTATREIAGRMVTPRGYRWQSEGAR, encoded by the coding sequence GTGATCGGCCTGATCTCCGCCACCGCGGCGGGCACTTCGGCCCGCGACCGCCTGGCCGCGGCCTGGCCCGGCCGCACCCGCGTCTACGACGGCCCGGTGCGCGAGGCGGTGGAGCGCGCGTTCGCCGAGTGCGAGCAGTTGGTGTGCTTCCTGGCCACGGGGGCGACGGTACGGCTGCTGGCCCCGCTCCTGACCGACAAGGCGTCGGACCCGGGCGTCGTGTGCGTGGACGAGGCGGGCCGCTACGCGGTGTCGCTCCTCGGCGGCCACGGCGGCGGGGCCAACTCCCTGGCGACGGAGGTCGCCTCGGTCCTCGCCGCGGCCCCGGTGATCACGACGGCGACGGACGCCACGGGCATCCCCGGCCTCGACACACTGGGCCTCCCCACGGAGGGCGCGGTGGCGACGGTGACCCGCGCGATCCTCGACGGCACCCCGGTACCACTGCACGCGGACGCGGTGTGGCCCCTGCCCCCGCTCCCCCCGAACGTGCTGCGGGACGGGCGACTCGGCGGCGGCGCCGGCGGGCCCGGCGGCCCCGGGCCTCGGCTGTTCGTCACCGATCGGGTCGTGGATCTCGGGGCGGCGGATGTCGTGGTCCGGCCGCCGTCGCTCGTCGTCGGGGTCGGGGCCAGCCGGGGCGTCGGGGTCGACGAGGTGTACGGGCTCGTTCGGGACGTGCTGCGGGACGCCGGGCTCTCCGTGCTCAGCGTCGTGGAGTTGGCGACCGTCGACGCCAAGGCGGACGAGCCCGGCATCGTCGGGGTGGCCGGCCGGCTCGGGGTGCCCCTGCGGACGTATCCGGCGGACGTGCTGGCCGCGATCACCGTGCCCAACCCGTCCGACGCCCCGCTCGCCGCCGTCGGTACCCCGTCGGTCGCCGAGGCCGCCGCGCTCGCCGCCGGGCGCGGGGGTGAACTCCTTGTACCGAAGCGGAAGTCCGGCCCCGAGGGGCGCGCGGCGATGGCGACGTGTGCCGTCGCGCGCCGCGCGCCGCGCGGGCGGCTCGCCGTCGTCGGGCTCGGCCCCGGCGCGCGGGACCTGCTGACGCCGCGCGCGACGGCCGAGCTGCGGCGCGCCTCGGTGCTCGTCGGGCTCGACCAGTACGTCGACCAGATCCGGGACCTGCTGCGCCCCGGCACCCGCGTCATCGAGTCGGGGCTCGGGCGCGAGGAGGAGCGGGCCCGTACGGCGGTGACCGAGGCGCGGGCGGGCCACGCGGTGGCCCTCGTCGGCAGCGGCGACGCGGGCGTGTACGCCATGGCGTCCCCCGCGCTCGCCGAGGCGGCCGACGACATCGAGGTGGTCGGCGTACCGGGCGTGACGGCCGCGCTGGCCGCCGCCGCGATACTCGGCGCGCCCCTCGGGCACGATCACGTCTCGATCAGCCTCAGCGACCTGCACACTCCGTGGGAGGTCATCGAACGCCGCGTCCGCGCGGCGGCCGAGGCCGACATCGTGGTGACCTTCTACAACCCGCGCAGCCGGGGCCGGGACTGGCAACTGCCCAAGGCGCTCGCCCTGCTGGCGGAGCACCGTACCGCGACGACACCCGTCGGCGTCGTACGCAACGCCTCCCGCCCCGACGGCACCAGCCACCTCACCACGCTCGCCCGGCTCGATCCGGCGACGGTGGACATGATGACGGTGGTGACGGTGGGCAACACGGCCACGCGTGAGATCGCGGGCCGCATGGTGACGCCACGGGGCTACCGGTGGCAGTCGGAAGGAGCCCGGTGA
- the cobO gene encoding cob(I)yrinic acid a,c-diamide adenosyltransferase encodes MPQGQPAVVPDDGLTTRQRRNRPLVVVHTGIGKGKSTAAFGLALRGWTQGWPIGVFQFVKSAKWKVGEEHALKVLGASGEGGSVAWHKMGEGWSWVQRDRQLSNEDAAREGWEQVKRDLAAQTYRLYVLDEFAYPMHWGWVDTDEVVRVLRERPGTQHVVITGRNAPDALVELADLVTDMTKVKHPMDAGQKGQRGIEW; translated from the coding sequence ATGCCGCAGGGACAGCCGGCCGTCGTGCCGGACGACGGGCTCACCACCCGGCAGCGCCGCAACCGCCCCCTGGTCGTGGTCCACACGGGCATCGGCAAGGGCAAGTCGACGGCGGCGTTCGGGCTCGCGCTGCGCGGCTGGACGCAGGGGTGGCCGATCGGGGTGTTCCAGTTCGTCAAGTCCGCGAAGTGGAAGGTCGGCGAGGAGCACGCGCTGAAGGTGCTGGGGGCGAGCGGCGAGGGCGGTTCGGTCGCCTGGCACAAGATGGGCGAGGGCTGGTCCTGGGTGCAGCGCGACCGGCAGCTGTCCAACGAGGACGCGGCGCGTGAGGGCTGGGAGCAGGTCAAGCGGGACCTGGCGGCGCAGACGTACCGGCTCTACGTGCTGGACGAGTTCGCGTATCCGATGCACTGGGGCTGGGTGGACACCGACGAGGTGGTGCGGGTCCTGCGGGAGCGGCCGGGGACACAGCATGTCGTGATCACCGGGCGGAACGCACCGGATGCGTTGGTCGAACTGGCCGATCTGGTCACGGACATGACGAAGGTCAAGCATCCGATGGACGCGGGGCAGAAGGGTCAGAGGGGCATCGAGTGGTGA
- the cobI gene encoding precorrin-2 C(20)-methyltransferase produces the protein MSGNGPAGGRLVGVGVGPGDPELVTVKGVRCLREADVVVVPVMAAADGTDGGEPGRAEATVLHHVGAGSVVRIVFALNERADRARREAAWDAAGRRVAELLRAHPHGSVAFATIGDPNVYSTFTYLAQTIGELVPGTVVETVPGITAMQDLAARGEVVLAEGTEPLTLVPVTAGASVLKDALDGPGTVVAYKFGRLAGEVATALRETGRTQGAVWGSALGLPEESIRPASELERGPLPYLSTLIAPARRDGGRGGKL, from the coding sequence ATGAGCGGCAACGGTCCGGCGGGCGGCAGACTCGTCGGGGTCGGCGTGGGGCCCGGAGACCCCGAGCTGGTGACGGTGAAGGGCGTGCGGTGCCTGCGGGAGGCCGATGTCGTCGTCGTCCCGGTGATGGCGGCGGCCGACGGCACGGACGGCGGGGAGCCCGGCCGGGCCGAGGCGACCGTGCTGCACCACGTCGGCGCCGGGAGCGTCGTACGGATCGTCTTCGCGCTCAACGAGCGCGCGGACCGTGCCCGCCGTGAGGCCGCCTGGGACGCGGCGGGCCGGCGCGTCGCCGAGCTGCTGCGCGCGCACCCGCACGGCAGTGTGGCGTTCGCGACGATCGGCGACCCGAACGTCTATTCGACCTTCACCTATCTCGCGCAGACGATCGGTGAGCTGGTGCCGGGGACGGTCGTGGAGACCGTTCCGGGGATCACCGCCATGCAGGACCTCGCGGCCCGCGGCGAGGTCGTACTGGCCGAGGGGACCGAGCCGTTGACGCTGGTGCCGGTGACGGCGGGCGCCTCCGTACTGAAGGACGCGCTGGACGGCCCCGGCACGGTCGTGGCGTACAAGTTCGGGCGGCTGGCGGGGGAGGTCGCCACTGCGCTGCGGGAGACCGGCCGTACACAGGGCGCGGTGTGGGGGTCGGCGCTCGGGCTGCCGGAGGAGTCGATCCGGCCCGCGTCGGAGCTGGAGCGGGGGCCGTTGCCGTACCTCTCGACGCTCATCGCGCCCGCGCGGCGTGACGGCGGGCGCGGGGGCAAGCTGTGA